A region of Rhizobium indicum DNA encodes the following proteins:
- a CDS encoding ABC transporter ATP-binding protein, translated as MTQPLLSVRNLTIDYIGEEKDFRAVDDVSFDVAPGEVFGLAGESGCGKSTIAFAISRLHKPPALIRKESRILLDGRDVLGLDKQALSAFRWREVAMVFQSAMNSLNPVLRIETQFYDMLRAHKGMSRVAARERTAEMLTLVDIAPDRMRDYPHQFSGGMRQRIVIAICMALDPKLVVMDEPTTALDVVVQREILQRINELRRSFGFSVLFITHDLGLMVQFCDRIGIMLGGQLVEQNTAEAIYRTPKHDYTKKLWASFPSLHGGVLL; from the coding sequence GTGACGCAGCCGCTGCTCTCGGTGAGGAACCTCACCATCGACTATATCGGCGAGGAGAAGGATTTCCGCGCCGTCGACGATGTCAGCTTCGATGTCGCGCCCGGCGAGGTCTTCGGCCTTGCCGGCGAATCCGGCTGCGGCAAGAGCACCATCGCTTTTGCCATCAGCCGCCTGCACAAGCCGCCGGCGCTAATCCGCAAGGAGAGCCGCATCCTGCTCGACGGTCGCGACGTGCTCGGCCTCGACAAACAGGCACTCAGCGCCTTCCGCTGGCGCGAGGTTGCCATGGTTTTCCAGAGCGCCATGAATTCGCTGAACCCGGTGCTGCGCATTGAGACGCAATTCTACGACATGCTGCGCGCTCACAAGGGCATGAGCCGTGTTGCAGCCCGCGAGCGCACCGCCGAGATGCTGACGCTCGTCGACATCGCGCCGGATCGCATGCGCGACTATCCGCACCAGTTTTCCGGCGGCATGCGCCAGCGCATCGTCATCGCCATCTGCATGGCGCTCGATCCGAAGCTCGTCGTCATGGACGAGCCGACGACGGCGCTCGACGTCGTCGTCCAGCGCGAAATCCTGCAGCGCATCAACGAATTGCGCCGCAGCTTCGGCTTTTCCGTGCTGTTCATCACCCATGATCTCGGGCTGATGGTGCAGTTTTGTGACCGCATCGGCATCATGCTCGGCGGCCAGTTGGTGGAGCAGAACACCGCCGAGGCGATCTACAGGACGCCAAAGCACGACTACACGAAGAAGCTCTGGGCCTCCTTCCCCTCGCTGCATGGAGGAGTGCTGTTATGA
- a CDS encoding choline sulfate utilization transcriptional regulator, translating to MSDRLPELGWMRIFAEVARLGSFSAAAAVLGLTQPAVSYQIRRLEEQFGVALLRRQHRGVELTAEGERLFQVTAKTVGDIDALARSFGTEAQRPVVRLRTDYAFSALWLIPRMHGFRLLHPETDIQIVATQRLEPGFGDDADVVVVFGTKAEFGTIGSLLLQEKVVPVCTRGFLDRNGPFDDPQQLAKAILIHLDSPTPSPWFDWRSYFAEFSVTRDLHAGRGDVSFNTYSLVVQAALSEQGVAIGWMGLVDTLLSTHMLVEAGPPLEAPDRGYWLIPPRSANVDSERLSTWLVDEVGRT from the coding sequence ATGTCAGACCGCCTGCCTGAGCTGGGATGGATGCGCATCTTCGCGGAGGTCGCAAGGCTCGGCAGCTTTTCGGCTGCGGCGGCAGTTCTCGGCCTTACGCAGCCTGCCGTCAGTTATCAGATCCGGCGGCTGGAAGAGCAGTTCGGCGTCGCCCTGCTGCGCCGCCAGCACCGCGGCGTCGAGTTGACCGCGGAGGGCGAACGGCTTTTCCAGGTCACGGCCAAGACGGTTGGTGACATCGATGCCCTGGCGCGCAGTTTCGGCACCGAGGCTCAAAGGCCGGTCGTCAGACTGAGAACCGACTATGCTTTTTCAGCGCTTTGGCTGATCCCGCGCATGCACGGCTTTCGCCTGCTTCACCCGGAAACGGATATACAGATCGTCGCGACCCAGAGGCTTGAGCCCGGCTTTGGTGACGACGCAGATGTGGTGGTGGTTTTCGGCACAAAGGCGGAATTCGGCACTATCGGATCGCTGCTGCTGCAGGAAAAGGTCGTGCCCGTCTGCACGCGAGGCTTTCTCGATCGCAACGGCCCGTTCGACGATCCGCAGCAGCTTGCCAAGGCGATCCTGATCCATCTCGACTCACCGACGCCATCGCCCTGGTTCGACTGGCGAAGTTATTTTGCCGAATTCTCCGTTACTCGCGACCTCCATGCCGGCCGCGGTGATGTCAGTTTCAACACTTACTCGCTGGTCGTCCAGGCCGCTCTCAGCGAGCAAGGCGTGGCGATCGGCTGGATGGGGCTGGTCGATACGCTTCTCTCCACACATATGCTGGTGGAAGCCGGGCCGCCGCTCGAGGCACCCGACCGCGGTTACTGGCTGATACCGCCGCGATCGGCAAATGTTGATAGCGAAAGGCTCAGCACCTGGCTGGTGGATGAAGTCGGCAGGACATGA
- a CDS encoding type II toxin-antitoxin system VapC family toxin, protein MLYIDTSVLIAAWTIETRTDDVQQWLATLRSEEIAVSGWTITEFSSAVALKARAGQIDPADRGKALAMFRELCSTTFEILPISRAHFIEAARMTDQFDIGLRAGDALHLAVALGSDATLVTLDKGLAKACTIVGAKHQLL, encoded by the coding sequence ATGCTTTATATCGACACGTCAGTCCTCATCGCCGCCTGGACGATCGAAACCCGCACGGACGACGTGCAGCAATGGCTGGCGACGCTTCGATCCGAAGAGATCGCGGTCAGCGGTTGGACGATCACCGAATTTTCGAGCGCCGTCGCGCTCAAGGCAAGAGCCGGACAGATCGACCCGGCCGATCGCGGCAAGGCATTGGCGATGTTCAGAGAATTATGTTCGACGACGTTCGAGATCCTGCCGATATCGCGAGCGCATTTCATCGAAGCGGCACGCATGACCGATCAATTCGACATCGGTCTTCGCGCTGGCGATGCACTCCATCTCGCTGTCGCGCTCGGCAGCGATGCCACGCTCGTCACACTGGACAAGGGGCTGGCGAAGGCTTGCACCATCGTCGGAGCAAAGCACCAGCTGTTATGA
- a CDS encoding sugar phosphate isomerase/epimerase family protein → MQVLQNGRFAVSTWSLHRLLGAVHAYSPDPDKSAAAKEPYGPGAAALIDVPAALSARGVNRLEICSFHLQSLDATYISELRDAMATSNVLFQTLLVEDGDPSHPETAERDVKWMAEWIDIAATLGAERMRVIAGKQKPTEENLARAARHLNWLAGKAEGSGVRVVVENWFDLLPSPVEMNWLLDRLDGKVGLNGDLGNWAAPAKYEGLADIMGRAEICHAKADYGTAGLDAEDYRTCLEMCERAGYDGPFTLIYDSPFFPDEWDGILLQKAFIEDFLREAPARRTA, encoded by the coding sequence GTGCAGGTTTTGCAAAACGGACGTTTCGCGGTTTCGACATGGTCGCTGCATCGGCTGCTCGGCGCCGTTCATGCCTATAGTCCCGATCCCGACAAAAGCGCTGCTGCGAAAGAACCCTATGGCCCGGGTGCCGCGGCCCTGATCGATGTGCCGGCGGCGCTCTCGGCGCGCGGCGTCAACCGGCTGGAGATCTGTTCCTTCCATCTGCAAAGCCTCGACGCCACCTATATAAGCGAATTGCGCGACGCGATGGCGACCTCGAATGTGCTGTTCCAGACGCTGCTGGTCGAGGACGGCGATCCGAGCCATCCGGAGACGGCTGAACGCGACGTAAAATGGATGGCGGAGTGGATCGACATCGCGGCAACCCTTGGGGCTGAGAGGATGCGCGTCATTGCCGGCAAGCAGAAGCCGACGGAGGAAAACCTTGCCCGCGCCGCCCGCCATCTGAATTGGCTGGCCGGAAAGGCGGAAGGCAGCGGCGTGCGTGTCGTCGTCGAGAACTGGTTCGACCTGCTACCATCGCCAGTCGAAATGAACTGGCTGCTGGACCGGCTGGACGGCAAGGTCGGCCTCAATGGCGACCTCGGCAACTGGGCGGCGCCAGCCAAATATGAAGGCCTTGCCGACATCATGGGCCGGGCGGAAATCTGCCATGCCAAGGCCGACTATGGCACTGCCGGCCTCGATGCCGAGGATTACCGCACCTGCCTGGAGATGTGCGAGAGAGCCGGTTACGACGGTCCCTTCACGCTGATCTACGACTCGCCCTTCTTCCCTGATGAATGGGACGGCATCCTTCTGCAGAAGGCGTTCATCGAGGATTTTCTGCGCGAGGCGCCCGCGCGCAGAACGGCTTAA
- a CDS encoding DUF1810 domain-containing protein: MAGDIDYKLHRFIDAQNGIYERALLELKAGRKTSHWMWFIFPQIAGLGTSAMAEKYAIRSAEEAAAYLADPILSSRLLRCVEAILSVNGRSAHEILGSPDDFKLRSSMTLFAAISDHGSPFHQVIEHFYQGKFDERTMEILSASTD; the protein is encoded by the coding sequence ATGGCCGGCGACATCGACTACAAGCTTCACCGCTTCATCGACGCCCAGAACGGGATCTATGAGCGGGCGCTCTTGGAGCTGAAAGCCGGGCGCAAAACGTCCCACTGGATGTGGTTCATCTTCCCGCAGATCGCCGGTCTCGGCACGTCGGCGATGGCCGAAAAATATGCGATCCGCTCGGCGGAGGAAGCCGCCGCCTATCTCGCCGATCCCATTCTCTCAAGCCGGCTGCTGCGTTGCGTCGAGGCGATCCTGTCCGTGAACGGCCGATCGGCGCACGAAATCCTGGGCTCACCCGACGACTTCAAGCTGCGCTCGTCGATGACCTTGTTTGCCGCGATCAGCGATCACGGTTCGCCCTTCCACCAGGTGATCGAGCATTTCTATCAGGGAAAATTCGACGAACGGACGATGGAAATCCTTAGCGCCAGCACAGACTGA
- a CDS encoding ABC transporter ATP-binding protein, with product MTDAILALDQVTKTFGHGSGAVHAARAISFSLHAGRALALVGESGSGKTTCARMAMREYLPTSGRILYKGRPVEAAKSAEIARYRRSVQMIFQDPFASLNPAHTIAHHLRRPLKLHRPEIKGAEIDAAIRELLQRVRLDPDLVAPKYPHELSGGQRQRVNIARALAVKPEVIVADEPTSMLDVSVRLGVLNLLNEMKQEMNLGLLYITHDIATARYVAEDIAVMYAGQIVEWGSVAKVIDNPLHPYTRLLLSAVPDPEVRFEDPKARLRPDEVEDIRRRSAVPQDDIVEFEPDHFMRMI from the coding sequence ATGACAGACGCCATTCTCGCACTCGACCAGGTGACCAAGACTTTCGGCCATGGCTCCGGGGCGGTGCATGCGGCGCGCGCCATCTCGTTTTCGCTGCATGCCGGCCGGGCGCTGGCGCTTGTCGGCGAATCCGGCAGCGGCAAAACCACCTGCGCCCGCATGGCGATGCGCGAATATCTGCCGACATCGGGCCGGATTCTCTACAAGGGCCGGCCTGTCGAGGCGGCGAAATCCGCCGAGATCGCCCGCTACCGCCGCTCGGTGCAGATGATCTTCCAGGACCCATTCGCTTCCCTCAACCCGGCCCACACCATCGCCCATCATCTCCGGCGGCCACTGAAACTGCACCGCCCGGAGATCAAGGGGGCCGAGATCGACGCCGCGATCCGCGAATTGCTGCAGCGCGTCAGGCTCGATCCCGATCTCGTCGCGCCGAAATATCCGCACGAGCTTTCCGGCGGCCAGCGCCAACGCGTCAACATTGCTCGCGCCTTGGCCGTCAAGCCGGAGGTCATCGTCGCCGACGAGCCGACCTCGATGCTCGACGTCTCGGTGCGCCTCGGCGTGCTGAACCTGCTGAACGAGATGAAGCAGGAGATGAATCTCGGCCTGCTCTACATCACCCATGACATCGCCACCGCCCGTTACGTCGCCGAGGATATCGCTGTGATGTATGCCGGCCAGATCGTCGAATGGGGCAGCGTTGCCAAGGTGATCGACAATCCGCTGCATCCCTATACCCGGCTGCTGCTCTCGGCCGTGCCTGATCCGGAGGTCCGGTTCGAGGACCCGAAGGCGCGGCTGAGGCCCGACGAGGTGGAGGACATCCGCCGCCGTTCGGCAGTGCCGCAGGACGACATCGTCGAATTCGAGCCGGATCATTTCATGCGGATGATCTGA
- a CDS encoding type II toxin-antitoxin system Phd/YefM family antitoxin, which yields MASVNLAEAKAHLSELLNRVEAGETVEILRHGKPVAQLVPVKTRKKPIDVERLKALTASMKPPAKPVDSATFIRDMRDTDRY from the coding sequence ATGGCGAGTGTCAATTTAGCGGAAGCCAAGGCCCATCTCAGCGAATTGCTCAATCGCGTTGAAGCCGGCGAAACCGTCGAGATTTTGCGGCATGGCAAGCCGGTGGCGCAGCTCGTGCCCGTCAAGACGCGCAAAAAACCGATCGATGTCGAGCGGCTGAAGGCATTGACCGCCTCGATGAAGCCGCCGGCCAAGCCGGTCGATTCCGCGACCTTCATCCGCGACATGCGCGACACCGACCGTTACTGA
- a CDS encoding ABC transporter permease produces MKTLLRNRKALIGLVIIAFIVLVAIAAPLLTQYDPAARTGRPHQAPSLDHILGTTRIGQDVFARLIYGARTSLAVGFGAGLLITLVGTALGIISGYRGGKTDEIISFFTNMVLVVPNLPLLLVLAAFIGQASPLVIALILGATSWAWGARVTRAETLSVKQKDFVKSAEMMGEPQWRIMTFEIFPNVISIVGINFIGSVIFAIITEATLEFLGLGDPRAISWGTMLYNAQKASALSVGAWWDILTPCFALAFLGIGMSLLNFAVDEIANPRLRTGNHLKRWSLLVRSGEGRL; encoded by the coding sequence ATGAAGACCCTGCTTCGAAACCGCAAGGCGCTGATCGGCCTGGTCATCATCGCCTTCATCGTCCTCGTCGCGATCGCAGCGCCGTTGCTGACGCAGTACGATCCCGCCGCCCGCACCGGGCGGCCGCATCAAGCGCCATCACTCGACCATATCCTCGGCACCACCCGCATCGGCCAGGATGTCTTTGCCCGGCTGATCTACGGCGCCCGTACTTCGCTTGCCGTCGGCTTCGGCGCCGGCCTGCTGATCACACTCGTCGGCACCGCACTCGGCATCATCTCCGGCTATCGCGGCGGCAAGACCGACGAGATCATCAGCTTCTTCACCAACATGGTGCTGGTCGTTCCGAACCTGCCGCTGCTGCTCGTGCTCGCCGCCTTCATCGGCCAGGCAAGCCCCCTCGTCATCGCCCTCATCCTCGGCGCCACCTCCTGGGCCTGGGGCGCGCGCGTCACTCGTGCCGAAACGCTCTCCGTCAAGCAGAAGGATTTCGTCAAATCGGCCGAGATGATGGGGGAGCCGCAATGGCGCATCATGACATTCGAGATCTTTCCCAACGTGATTTCAATCGTCGGCATCAATTTCATCGGCAGCGTCATCTTCGCGATCATCACCGAGGCGACGCTCGAATTCCTCGGCCTCGGCGACCCGAGAGCGATCTCCTGGGGCACCATGCTCTACAATGCGCAGAAAGCCTCGGCCCTTTCGGTCGGCGCCTGGTGGGATATTCTCACCCCCTGCTTCGCACTCGCCTTCCTCGGCATTGGCATGTCATTGCTGAACTTCGCCGTCGACGAGATCGCCAATCCGCGGCTGCGCACCGGCAATCATCTGAAGCGCTGGTCCCTGCTCGTCCGCTCCGGGGAGGGCCGCCTGTGA
- the betC gene encoding choline-sulfatase → MARPNILILMVDQLNGTFFPDGPADFLRAPHLKSLAERSVRFTNAYTASPLCAPARASFMSGQLPSRTRVYDNAAEFASDIPTYAHHLRAAGYQTALSGKMHFVGPDQLHGFEERLTTDIYPADFGWTPDYGKPGERIDWWYHNLGSVTGAGVAEITNQMEYDDEVAYHAARKLFDLSRGHDERPWCLTVSFTHPHDPYVARRKFWDLYEDCPALDPTVAPIAFEQQDPHSQRLMKACDHDAFDISDEQIRRARRGYFANISYVDEKIGDILGVLERSRMAENTIILFASDHGDMLGDRGLWFKMNFFEGSARVPLMIAAPGWTPRRIDQPVSTLDVTPTLAGLAGIDIASLKPWTEGEDLAALAEGTGSRGPVPLEYAAEGSEAPLVCIRDGRYKLSLCEKDPPMLFNLEVDPQELDNLAADPAHAEILARLVEQAGRRWNLSDFDEAVRESQARRWVVYAALRNGAYYPWDYQPLQKASERYMRNHMDLNVLEENQRFPR, encoded by the coding sequence ATGGCGCGTCCGAATATCCTCATCCTGATGGTCGATCAGTTGAATGGAACGTTCTTTCCCGATGGCCCTGCCGATTTCCTGCGTGCGCCGCATCTGAAATCATTGGCGGAGCGCTCCGTACGTTTCACCAACGCCTATACGGCAAGCCCGCTCTGCGCACCGGCGCGAGCCTCCTTCATGTCCGGACAATTGCCGAGCCGAACCCGCGTCTATGACAATGCGGCGGAATTTGCCTCTGACATTCCGACCTATGCGCATCATCTGCGCGCTGCCGGATACCAGACAGCGCTTTCCGGCAAGATGCATTTCGTCGGCCCCGACCAGTTGCATGGATTCGAGGAACGCCTGACGACGGATATCTACCCGGCCGACTTCGGCTGGACGCCCGATTATGGCAAGCCCGGCGAGCGCATAGACTGGTGGTATCACAATCTGGGCTCGGTCACCGGCGCCGGCGTTGCCGAGATCACCAACCAGATGGAGTATGACGACGAGGTCGCCTACCACGCCGCCCGCAAGCTGTTCGATCTCTCGCGTGGCCATGACGAGCGCCCCTGGTGCCTGACCGTCAGCTTCACCCATCCGCACGACCCCTATGTCGCGCGCCGCAAATTCTGGGACCTCTATGAGGACTGCCCGGCACTTGACCCGACGGTTGCGCCGATTGCCTTCGAGCAGCAGGACCCGCACTCGCAGCGTCTGATGAAAGCCTGCGATCACGACGCTTTCGACATCAGCGATGAGCAGATCAGGCGGGCAAGGCGGGGCTATTTCGCCAATATCTCCTATGTCGACGAGAAGATCGGCGACATTCTCGGCGTCCTGGAACGGAGCCGCATGGCTGAAAACACGATCATCCTCTTTGCCTCCGACCATGGCGACATGCTCGGCGATCGCGGCCTCTGGTTCAAGATGAACTTCTTCGAAGGATCGGCCCGCGTTCCGCTGATGATCGCGGCACCCGGCTGGACGCCCAGACGGATCGACCAGCCTGTCTCCACACTCGACGTGACACCGACGCTCGCCGGTCTTGCCGGGATCGATATCGCCTCATTGAAGCCATGGACCGAGGGCGAGGATCTCGCAGCGCTTGCCGAAGGCACCGGCAGCCGCGGCCCTGTGCCGTTGGAATATGCCGCAGAGGGTTCCGAGGCGCCGCTCGTCTGTATCCGAGACGGACGATACAAACTCTCGCTCTGCGAGAAGGACCCGCCGATGCTGTTTAATCTCGAGGTCGATCCGCAGGAGCTCGACAATCTGGCGGCCGACCCGGCGCATGCCGAGATCTTGGCAAGGCTTGTCGAACAGGCCGGCCGACGCTGGAACCTTTCCGATTTCGACGAAGCCGTGCGCGAAAGCCAGGCGCGCCGCTGGGTGGTCTATGCGGCGCTGCGCAATGGGGCCTATTATCCATGGGATTATCAGCCGCTGCAGAAAGCTTCGGAGCGCTATATGCGCAACCACATGGATCTGAACGTGCTGGAGGAAAACCAGAGGTTCCCGCGCTAG
- a CDS encoding amidase, with the protein MSKSFGAMSVVQLSVLIQGGAADPVEVAEAVFDSIANYADKAVFTTLSESRGMEEARASSRRLQEGRSLGLLDGIPIAWKDLFDIEGLPTTAGSVVLAKDMPAKQDAAVVALLRQAGMVAVGRTNMSEFAFSGLGINPHYGTPVNPHGTDLRRIPGGSSSGAGVAVAAGLVPVAMGTDTGGSVRIPAAFNGIVGYKATRGRHAMAGVYPLAKSLDSLGPLCRSVRDAVWIDAAMRGLTAPDVVGLPLQGLELIVPENIVFDGAEAGVVAAFEAALGRLQKAGAKVARTVIPAFNEIFDLVTRYGPLVTAEAFALHRERLAGPDADSMDHRVVMRTRLGSKTTLPDYLAILEARSRLIADVERLVGDRLLAFPTVAHVAPPIGPLEQDDELFFATNNKTLRNTALGNFLDWCGVSIPCGTGDAGMPVGLLLSATAHRDEALLGIALAAEAVIRDDFA; encoded by the coding sequence ATGAGCAAATCCTTCGGCGCGATGTCGGTCGTGCAGCTTTCCGTCCTCATTCAAGGTGGCGCGGCCGATCCGGTCGAGGTCGCCGAGGCAGTTTTCGATTCCATCGCGAATTATGCCGACAAGGCGGTCTTCACCACACTGTCCGAAAGCCGGGGGATGGAGGAGGCGCGCGCCTCTTCGCGACGTCTGCAGGAAGGGCGCTCGCTTGGATTGCTGGACGGCATTCCGATTGCCTGGAAGGATCTTTTCGACATCGAAGGCCTACCGACGACGGCGGGCTCCGTTGTTCTGGCAAAGGACATGCCGGCCAAGCAAGATGCGGCCGTCGTCGCTTTGCTCAGGCAGGCGGGCATGGTCGCCGTCGGACGCACCAATATGAGCGAGTTCGCCTTTTCCGGCCTCGGCATCAATCCGCATTACGGCACGCCGGTAAATCCGCACGGCACCGATCTCCGGCGCATTCCGGGCGGCTCATCCTCCGGCGCCGGTGTCGCTGTCGCGGCCGGACTGGTGCCGGTCGCCATGGGCACCGATACCGGCGGCTCGGTGCGCATTCCCGCCGCCTTCAACGGCATCGTCGGCTACAAGGCGACACGCGGCCGCCACGCGATGGCAGGGGTCTATCCGCTGGCAAAGAGCCTGGATTCGCTGGGACCGCTCTGCCGCAGCGTCAGGGACGCGGTCTGGATCGACGCGGCGATGCGCGGCCTGACGGCGCCCGATGTCGTTGGGCTTCCCCTGCAAGGGCTGGAACTCATCGTGCCTGAAAACATCGTCTTCGATGGCGCTGAAGCCGGCGTCGTCGCCGCGTTCGAGGCAGCTCTGGGACGTCTTCAAAAGGCCGGCGCCAAGGTTGCCCGCACCGTCATCCCCGCCTTCAACGAGATATTCGATCTGGTGACGAGATATGGTCCGCTGGTGACGGCGGAGGCTTTCGCACTTCACCGCGAACGCTTGGCAGGACCGGACGCGGACAGCATGGATCACCGTGTCGTCATGCGCACCCGTCTCGGAAGCAAGACGACGCTGCCCGATTACCTGGCGATCCTCGAGGCGCGCAGCCGCCTGATCGCCGATGTCGAGCGCCTCGTCGGCGACCGGCTGCTCGCCTTTCCCACTGTCGCCCATGTCGCGCCGCCGATCGGGCCGTTGGAGCAGGATGACGAGCTGTTCTTCGCGACGAACAACAAGACGTTGCGCAACACCGCGCTCGGCAATTTCCTCGACTGGTGCGGCGTTTCCATTCCCTGCGGTACGGGCGACGCTGGCATGCCTGTTGGACTGCTGCTTTCGGCCACCGCCCATCGCGATGAAGCGCTGCTGGGGATTGCCCTTGCGGCCGAGGCGGTCATCCGCGACGATTTTGCCTGA
- a CDS encoding spermidine synthase, producing MLPWIQLDSATIPGENGELRLKQRGSEFSIMLGANELMNSRLSGSEEALATLSWDRIKSHPKPKVLIGGLGMGFTLRAALAVLPEDAGVTVAELVPAVITWARGPMAEVFKGCLDDPRVGIHQGDVGEAIRAGKAAYDAILLDVDNGPDGLTRKSNDRLYDFAGLRAASDALRPGGVLAVWSSGPDPDFTRRLKGSGFAVDAVSTRANGKRGGARHVIWLAVKPVK from the coding sequence ATGCTGCCCTGGATCCAGCTCGATTCCGCAACCATTCCCGGTGAAAACGGCGAATTGCGGCTGAAGCAGCGCGGCAGCGAATTTTCGATCATGCTTGGCGCCAACGAGCTGATGAACAGCCGTCTCAGCGGCTCGGAAGAAGCGCTGGCGACCCTTTCCTGGGATCGGATCAAGTCGCACCCGAAGCCAAAGGTGCTGATCGGCGGGCTCGGCATGGGTTTTACCCTGCGCGCCGCTCTCGCCGTCCTTCCCGAAGATGCCGGCGTCACCGTCGCCGAACTGGTGCCTGCGGTCATCACCTGGGCCCGCGGGCCGATGGCCGAGGTCTTCAAGGGCTGCCTCGACGATCCGCGCGTCGGCATCCATCAGGGCGATGTCGGCGAAGCGATCCGCGCCGGCAAGGCTGCCTATGACGCCATTCTGCTCGATGTCGACAACGGCCCTGATGGCCTGACCCGCAAATCCAACGACCGGCTCTACGATTTCGCCGGCCTTCGCGCCGCCAGCGACGCGCTGCGCCCCGGCGGCGTGCTCGCCGTCTGGTCGTCCGGTCCGGACCCCGATTTCACGCGACGTCTTAAGGGCAGCGGTTTTGCCGTCGATGCAGTCAGCACGCGCGCCAACGGCAAACGCGGCGGCGCCCGCCACGTCATCTGGCTGGCCGTCAAGCCGGTGAAATGA
- a CDS encoding TetR/AcrR family transcriptional regulator yields MSRTTSAKKSETSNEISAAVPEDRIPPRERIVSTASELFRERGIRGIGVDAIADAALTNKMTLYRHFGSKDELVCETLRRASEKAGAIWRDLETAYPGNPRAQLDAWVELRAQCLNGEPAGCDLANAAIELKGEGHPAHEMIERHKAEQRDRLAGLCLAAGAREPQLLADTLTLLLEGARVSRQAMGAAGCCGHFAKACHAAIASFA; encoded by the coding sequence ATGTCAAGGACTACGTCCGCAAAAAAATCAGAAACTTCGAATGAAATCTCCGCAGCCGTTCCAGAAGATCGCATCCCGCCGCGGGAGCGTATCGTCTCGACCGCCTCGGAGCTTTTCCGCGAGCGCGGCATTCGCGGCATCGGCGTCGATGCCATTGCCGACGCGGCTCTGACCAACAAGATGACGCTCTACCGGCATTTCGGCTCGAAGGACGAGCTCGTCTGCGAAACGCTTCGCCGCGCCTCCGAAAAGGCGGGTGCCATCTGGCGCGATCTGGAAACGGCCTATCCCGGCAATCCGCGCGCCCAGCTGGACGCCTGGGTGGAGCTGCGGGCGCAATGTCTGAACGGCGAGCCCGCCGGCTGCGATCTCGCCAATGCCGCCATCGAGCTGAAGGGCGAGGGCCATCCAGCCCACGAAATGATCGAGCGGCACAAGGCCGAACAGCGTGATCGCCTGGCCGGGCTCTGTTTGGCGGCCGGCGCGCGCGAACCCCAGCTTCTTGCCGATACATTGACGCTGCTGCTCGAGGGCGCACGCGTCAGCCGTCAGGCCATGGGCGCTGCCGGCTGCTGCGGTCATTTCGCCAAGGCGTGCCACGCGGCGATCGCTTCTTTCGCCTGA
- a CDS encoding HpcH/HpaI aldolase family protein — MSAAEIDGFADRIRQHRGGMISAWIGIPDATLANHLAQEAFDAVVLDMQHGMWDMPSAANAVAQVRLAGKPALARIPVGDFASASRLLDAGASGIIAPMINSAEDAQAFIKTTKYPPLGERSWGPSLALNHTGLSADDYLKNANALTVAIAMIETRAALEAIDDILGVAGIDGIFIGPSDLSIALSNGDQVAPNAAEIDSAMQHAVSRCRSHGKFACAFAGDGERAGELLKFGFDLVIAGAETAQLRSGARRAINAARRIASA, encoded by the coding sequence ATGAGCGCAGCTGAAATCGACGGCTTTGCGGACCGGATCAGGCAACACCGGGGCGGCATGATCTCCGCCTGGATCGGTATTCCCGACGCCACGCTCGCCAATCACCTGGCGCAGGAGGCCTTCGATGCCGTCGTGCTGGATATGCAGCACGGCATGTGGGATATGCCCTCGGCGGCGAACGCCGTCGCCCAGGTGCGGCTTGCCGGCAAGCCGGCGCTGGCGCGCATACCGGTCGGTGATTTTGCTTCCGCCTCGCGCCTGCTCGATGCCGGCGCCTCCGGCATCATCGCGCCGATGATCAATTCGGCCGAAGACGCGCAAGCCTTCATCAAGACCACCAAATACCCGCCTCTCGGCGAACGCAGCTGGGGACCCTCGCTGGCGCTGAACCATACAGGCCTGTCGGCCGATGATTATCTGAAGAACGCCAACGCGCTCACCGTCGCCATCGCCATGATCGAGACCCGGGCGGCACTCGAGGCGATCGACGACATCCTCGGCGTTGCCGGCATCGATGGCATTTTCATCGGCCCTTCCGACCTTTCGATCGCGCTCTCGAACGGCGACCAGGTGGCGCCGAACGCCGCCGAGATCGACAGCGCCATGCAGCATGCGGTTTCGCGCTGCCGCTCCCACGGCAAATTCGCCTGCGCCTTCGCCGGCGACGGGGAGCGGGCCGGCGAACTGCTGAAATTCGGCTTCGATCTGGTCATTGCCGGGGCCGAGACAGCGCAGCTGCGCTCCGGCGCCCGCCGCGCCATCAACGCCGCCCGCAGGATCGCTTCTGCTTGA